Part of the Salinimonas iocasae genome, GCCAGTTCAATGGTAGATACATGCTCTATATCTTATGTAGTTAATTAAAGAAACTACCTGAGGACTTCACAGCAATACGAACCGTGGTATGATGCTTTCGCTGTGAAGCAATCCGTTTCACATCAAAGAGTAGATAGACTGTCGGTGAGTAAGAACTTGATTAAAATAATTCTGGTAGATGATCATGAGCTAGTCAGAACAGGCATCAGGCGTATCCTAGATGATGTTAAGGACTTCTCTGTGGTGTCAGAGGCTAGCAGTGGCGAAGACGCGGTAGCGCTTTGTCGTCGCAATGCGCCAGATGTTGTCCTCATGGACGTCAATATGCCAGGCATGGGTGGTCTTGAGGCTACGCGTAAAATTATACGCATGGCTGAAAATACCCGCGTTATTTGCTTGTCTATGCATAAAGAGCATCCCATCCCAGCCCAGGTTATGCAAATTGGGGCATTTGGTTTTCTGACCAAAGATGCTGAGCACGAAGAAATGATTCGCGCTATCTATAAAGTGGCTTCCGGCCAGAAATATCTCGCGCCAGACATTGCGCAAACCATTGCGATCAGTAAACTATCCGCAGATTCAAATAATCCGTTTGATGCGTTATCAACCAGAGAGCTGAATATTGCTATGCGCCTGACACGCGGACAGCGTGTACCGGATATAGCAGAAGAGCTTTGCATCAACGCTAAAACGGTAAATACATACCGGTATCGTATGTTTGAAAAGCTGGGTGTGGCCACTGACGTAGAGCTGACTCATCTGGCCTACCGGCACAAACTTATCGATCCTAACGCGCTTTAAGGCTGTAATGGCGACCTTTGACTCCGCTGAATTTTTAAAACACCTGACTAATCAGCCGGGTGTCTATCGCATGTATAATGACCAGGCAGAGGTCATTTATGTCGGCAAGGCGAAAAACCTGAAAAAGCGCGTATCCAGCTATTTCAGGATGCAGGTCGATAATGCCAAAACCCGCTCACTGGTAAGCCAGATCGCCGATATGGACGTGACGGTGGTTAACAGCGAAACCGAAGCATTTTTGCTTGAAAATAATTTCATAAAAAAATATAAGCCCCGGTACAACGTTGTTCTGCGCGATGACAAATCATACCCCTTCATTTTTTTATCTGATCACGAGCATCCCCGGTTGTCTTTTCATCGCGGACCGCAAAAACGTAAAGGTGAATACTTCGGGCCGTATCCCAGTGCCTGGTCTGTGCGTGAGGCTTTACGTTCGATGCAGCGAATCTTTCCGGTCAGACAGTGTGAAGACAGCTACTACCGGGCCAGAAGCAGACCTTGTCTTCAGTACCAGATGAAACGCTGTAGCGCCCCGTGCGTAGAAGGCTATGTCAGTGATGAAGAGTATAGCGAGCAGGTTAATCTTGCCC contains:
- the uvrY gene encoding UvrY/SirA/GacA family response regulator transcription factor, which encodes MIKIILVDDHELVRTGIRRILDDVKDFSVVSEASSGEDAVALCRRNAPDVVLMDVNMPGMGGLEATRKIIRMAENTRVICLSMHKEHPIPAQVMQIGAFGFLTKDAEHEEMIRAIYKVASGQKYLAPDIAQTIAISKLSADSNNPFDALSTRELNIAMRLTRGQRVPDIAEELCINAKTVNTYRYRMFEKLGVATDVELTHLAYRHKLIDPNAL